From the Sphingobacterium sp. lm-10 genome, the window GTGCTTTTTTCTGGGCGAATAAAACAGGTCAGCACCAAGATACTGAAACGCCTGCCTACCGAATACTATTCGATGATGAGGTGGATGAAAAGCATTAGCTGATTTTCTTTCAAAAAAATCTCCTTGTGGATAAGGCAGTTAGGGAGTGGTAAACATGAAAAT encodes:
- the ccoS gene encoding cbb3-type cytochrome oxidase assembly protein CcoS, encoding MGIIFLLIGCSALVAVFFLGAFFWANKTGQHQDTETPAYRILFDDEVDEKH